TGTCATCATGTGAAGCGTCTCATGTGATAAGATGATTACTTTCATTGTTATAACATGAAATGTGTCACGTTATGATGCAATATGGTGTGAAAATATCATTATAACAGCAAATTATCACAACGTTTCACATTATAACATcatcaatatatttttatagCAAGAAAAGCTTCATGTTATATTGTGGTTAGTTTGTATTTCATAATAACGTCAGaaaactttgtttaaaaaataaactttacaCGTTGTAACACGATAAtaatccagttttcttttcctggtgTGGCTGTAATAAGCTTCTGTAACATCAAGCCACAAAATACTTTTCCCCAACACCTGTAACCAGACTTCCATAAAATCAGTAAAGTTCCCCTTTAAATATAGAAAAATCATGTTATTTCTTCCATCACTTGTGTTTAATTAGGTTTCAATTATGTCTCTTTTCAGGCCGACTCGTTCCAGAGAACGTCCACGCGGGTCGCCAGGAAATACTGgtggaaaaacattaaaatgatgatcATAATCGGCGTGATCGTGCTGAtcgtcctcatcctcatcatcctcttTGCCACAAATACTATTTAAACCCCATCGACACTCCTTCACCGGCTCAGGGACTGAACACGATCACGCTGGTGGGATGCAGCTCGCCTTTTAAATCGCTCTCACGAGTTTCTGATGATTTCAGCTCtaacacacagatgtgttgtAGATCAAAATATTCATGTGTAATTCTGATGAGGTTACTCTGCGATGAACCCGATGATGTGACGATAAAATTGTCATAAACTCGACTGAAAAACTTCCTTCAACACTCCAGCGTGTGACGAACACGGCTCTTAATATTTCACAAAAGGATCAGACGTCCAAATGagagtttattatttttattcgTCACATTTCTTGATGTATAATTAcctgtgtatatatactgtatgttcatgAATGTCAAACTCTGTAATAACATATTGTATTATATGACTGATGACTATGATAAAGAGGATAAATTGTAACGACGCATTTTATATCTTTGCTACCACAgtactgtgtatatatgtgtgacCTGTTCCAACCCATCTAACAATTCAGTCATGTAATAATAAATGAAGCAATTTCACAATTAGCATATGatgacaataaatacaaaaaacaagaagGGATGGGGAACGCAGACCGCTCAAACTTTGCAGGAAtctaaataaatgcaaaacatcGAAATCCAAAAAGTTTTAAGATACAACAAATACTGGAGAGGAAATGTGCTGTAGGTCATAGTGCTCTTCAGTTTATATTTTACAATCAGCTAGTGATCTTTGCTGGATACCATCATCTCTCTGGCCAATGCTCCGCCAGCCCACAGCTGTCTTTCCTTTCATCGCTCTGAAACCTgcgaaaaacaaaacagaaacaaaatcagCTCCAGATGAACGAACAAAATGTTCaattagaaagaaagaaagaaagaaaaaaaataggaatCCCCCGTGTTTATAATGTCcaatgttaaaaaagaaaaaacaaagaaactgagaacaattattttaacatttttacagtttaaaaaaaataaaaaaagttagtCCATAAGCTAGAAATCCTGAAGTGCGATAAATTGAAGAGGTCAAAGCCAAAATACTAAATGGAAGAAAACCTTCGACTGGTCAAAAAATACACGTTAAAGAAGCATTACATGCAAATTTCTGGAAATGTTGTGACACTTGTTGTTTTACAAAAGGTTATAAGAGGGAAAATTCGTTACAAAAGAGAAGTCTTTTCCATCGCTGTCAGTAAGACAAAACAGAGCAATACatgtacacagtaaaagtaaagcACTTTATCCCCCAACACAGTAGAGTCCAAATACGAACCAGGTTTTAGCTCATGGACTACTGGCTACAAGagctaaataaagaaacaagcaTTTTAGATAAGATTAGGAATGCATATATTAACAATAGGAACTGGGAAGTCCAGAGAAAGCTGTACGTATCCTTTGAAAAGCAAATAGTTATTTTCTCATATTTATAAATCATTACTTGTGGGGGAGTAAGGGCctgtaaaaaatgacaattacatGTGTATAATTTAAGTTTTACATTACAAACAGttgcaaacaaattaaaaatggaaagaaagatGACAAAGCTGGACGTGTCCCATATTGTTTTAGTTTAGAAATGCTGATACAGGATGTTGTAAGACCATACCAAATGGCAGCATTCGAGAGCGTATGCTTCTCGTACCCGGTCCGCATTGAGCGGGCCCTGAGAGTATCTGGGAGTCAGCTCATGGCCTGCAAGGAAGCTCCGCTGGCAGGTACAAACAAGGTATGTCAGAGTTAGGAGACAACATacttccttttctgttttccttgcACATCCTTAACTTTGGCATCCATTTACTGTAGTAGCAGTACTTTACCTGTTAactttacagtttaaaaaaaaaaaaaaaaaaatgaaggtgcAAAAGAGGCAGCAGAAGGCCGGTTGTTAAAATAATCACCACAAGACTGTAGCCTCTATGTTACCACTACTGTAAAGCACTTGAGGGTGCTGAGAAAAAGAAATTTACAAGAAGAAATTACACATTAATGTTACCAAACAGCAAAGTAAATATGACTACGTTAAATTAACAGTAAGtagtgtatttttgtttttacataccTACTTGAAGGTGAGGGTTTCCCCTTTAATACGGCTTGTAACTGTTGGTGTGAACACCACGCCGTGGCGACTTTCCGTATCCACCAGACTGATCTACGGGTGTGGTACAACATTGTTGATTGACATGACGTATTTTTTTActtaacaaagaaaaactgtaaaaacgttcaaaaaacaacacaaaaacaacaccgtgaaaacagaaacaacagtaAACCTTTACAACGATTTAAATAAGGGTGTCACGactttgattttaaattaaaaattggTTGAAGTGAGTCTTCAATTTCAACAATCACAAACAAATGTATCGACGAGTTTCTACAACTTCTGTAAATGTAGTTGTTAGAGTATGTCCGAGTCCACCGAGGGCCAAACGAGGGCAACATTTCTGTTTGGTGAGTAAATCTCTTAAGACTCTCCTCCACACTGACAGTTTGTACTGAAAGTAATTCATTATAAAACTCTGCTGAGAGTCTCTGTCGTGTTTTGTTGACACAGTCAGagggacttcatggtgcattcaggtgcacgACTTAAACTCTACATTGCTTCGTACGGCAAAGGGTATGTGCACCGACAGGGACGTAACAAAAaacctggacacagtgttggagacgaagccccgttcattcctatgaaagctgctcagtggcgctttgaaaccaaaaaagctcgacttccccGGTATGAAGATACCCGGTTCTTCCCAGATCCCAGCTTACTTGAAcggggataaaatgatttaatcgtgcggctcttctagactaGACTttctcaaattatgacagtgaaacgagtcgTTTcactggactgtggatttctttgtgaaggactcgtAACAGACTTTATGCAGGttagtagctaacgttagtttagaaatggaatAAAAGCCTCGTTAACTCTTAATCTGTGGACACAAATATTACCTCCTTATTTAACTCGTAACtttatacataaacacattaagTATCTTTATCTCGTagaaatatttgatttaattctacaagtaaaaataaaataaaaaatactcacTCTGTGATTTACTTACCGTTGTAGTCACCATATCCGTAATAGTTGTTGTAACCAGGGTAATCATAGCCACCATATCCTCCATATCCTTGATTATTGTAACCATAATTGCCATAATTTCCATAGCCTTGGTTCCAGTAGTTGCCATAACCCTGGTTCCAATTTTGATTGGGACCTGCAAATAAACAGGATTTAAAATAGATACCGTTCATCACGTTTTTGTAATGACACGACCTCATCAGGTTCACTGGGTTCGTCCATGTTTGTTTGGACGTTGTTGTCTGAGCCTTAGAGTCacaatctgtacaaaaacagcCGAGTAAAGATGACAAGGTGTGGTTTTATGGAGAGTTATGTGCCGGGCAGTGATGCactgatgtctgtgtttgtttcctggCAAGCTTGTGGTTATGACGGGACTCCAGGAAGTCGCAAAGGCTCTGATCAGACCTGATATTAACATCTGTCCaacgtttcacaaagtttataaagtttctccagACTCAACAATTCACATAATTaagtgatttttaaagggagtctggtgacttttcttcacAGGCAACAAAGAAGTGAACCTCCCATAACAACACAACCTGTCACTTTTActacagataaaacaaacaagataataaatgttaattaatgagcATTAGCGGTTATCTCCCTCACCCACCTAATAATGGTAGCTtatatttaccatacagacatgagattgATGTTTAACTCCTCCTCTAACTCTCACAAAGAAAGGGATGACGTGTGTTTCCCAGAATGTTGAATTActcctttaaagaaaagtctTCAATTTAATTAAGTAGCTTCTACACTATATGATTCATGTCATATTTTACTGGTCATTAGGGATTCAAAAGGTGAATATGtcacattatttacatttttctttacatGTACCACAAGAGTTGTGTCCACTCACCACCACCTCTTCCTCGAGACCTGGATGAGTATCCACCTCTGCCTCCCcagtactgctgctgctggtactGCTCTTTGGACATCGCCACTTTTATTTCACACTAAACAAACAGCAATCAAGTTGATTTATTTCCACAGGGATCGGGTGTCAGTCTTATAAAGTCATCACAGTATGTGCCAAACAAACTGCCAGGTACTAAAGTTTTATTGGAGAGAAAACAGCCGTCTGTACCTTGCTAAGTCCAATATTGTGGTACTTCTTCTCCATGATGCTCTTCACAGGATCCTCCTCTTTGAATGTGATGAAGCAGAAGCCTctcctcttgtttgttttgttctccatGGGAAGTTCAATTGACTCCACCTGAGCACATGATCAATgaacttttaaattaatatttagtTGTCTTTATGACAAGAATTCAAATCATGTGTATGAAAGGAAACATCGAGCAGGTTAAGTTTCAGCCGCCCTTCACCGACGTGCAGACCGAACAGAGGCGTACCTCTCCGAAGGCACCGAAGTACTCTCTGACTTTCTCCTCAGGAGTGTCTGGAGAGAGACCGCCGACAAAGATCTTCTTCACGGGCTCCTTACTCTTCATGGCCTTGGCTTTTTTGGGATCGATGACCTTTCCATTGAGCTTGTGTTCCTTCTGCGAGGCAACCTGCACAAGAAAATCATTaatcaacaaaaagaaaaaataactgaGTGTAAACAGACgtctttctgttgtttctttttctcgttcttctcagaaaaatacatattgcaAACTTTTTTGTAATATTCAATTTTTCTCTTAACGtgcaaattaattaaattaatgttgtttgttgaatgatttttaatttttctaaatgtatctgaatattaattttttatatttaattgtatttctttttttatatacatctACTATTCTCAGCTGTATGTTTAACTTTGAAAATcccaataaaagaaaataaaataggtTTTCATATTAACACATATCAGACGACATACAGTCTGAGTCGATGTCGCCTTTTAATATCGCCCGATCAATATATCGGTCAGGTTCTATTATGGTATAGTACCACGGAGAGACCCCGAGATCAAAAAGTGGCTGAAGGTATGTCGATTGCGGCTCAGCGGCATATACCGATCCTTGGAGTGGTACGCCGCTGGTATTCCACCGACACATGGTGGTATGTGCCGCTTGGATGGGTAACGCCCCCTGATGAATTTTATATGAAGTAATGCATTATTGTGTTTGCTATCGATTAGTCAGACTGGCTACGGTGGCtgggctaacattagccatgttAGCTAAGGCTAGCTCTCTCATTAGCTTTAAGTCGTTTATACGCAGATATTTAGACGTATTACTTTGCTATCATATTGCAAGAATCCCACGTGTAATTACTGTCTGTATGCCTACATcccaacaacataacatccaaaataaatacatatgttCCTTTATTTACGGCAATGTGTTAAATTATCATCGTCAATAAAGACTAAAACAAATGTATACATTTACGGCAGCACTTGTCCTAAAACCAGCCCGGTGGcattatatttgcatattcacCAGGGGGCGGTGCCCATCCAACAGTCTTTCAGTGGCATACCAGCGGTATACCACTCCAAGGACCGGTATACCACTCCAAGGACCGGTATACCACTCCAAGGACCGGTATACCACTTTAAGGATCGGTATACCACTTTAAGGACCGGTATACCACTTTAAGGACCGGTATACCACTTTAAGGACCGGTATACAACTCTAAGGATCGGTATACCACTTTAAGGACCGGTATACCACTTTAAGGATCGGTATACCACTTTAAGGACCGGTATACAACTCTAAGGACCGGTATACCACTTTAAGGACCGGTATACCACTTTAAGGACCGGTATACCACTCTAAGGACCGGTATACCACTCCAAGGACCGGTATACCACTTTAAGGATCGGTATACCACTCTAAGGACCGGTATACCACTTTAAGGATCGGTATACCACTTTAAGGACCGGTATACAACTCTAAGGACCGGTATACCACTTTAAGGACCGGTATACCACTCTAAGGACCGGTATACCACTCCAAGGACCGGTATACCACTTTAAGGATCGGTATACCACTCTAAGGATCGGTATACCACTCTAGGAATCGGTATATACCGCTGAGCAGCAATCGACATACCATCAGCCACTTTTCGGTCTCGGCGCTACTGGCACCATGACCTCCAGTCCTCAGACCACAGTGCACCTCCCCACCGACGTGTGTCTGCAGTAACCTGGGGTGTAAACATCACTTCTGGGAGCAGAGCAGCACCTTGTCAACACTTTCAGGATCTTTGAAGAGCACAAAGCCGAAGCCCCGTGACCGGCCCGTCATGGGGTCCAGCTTCAGCGTGCAGTCTACGACCTCTCCGTACTTGGAGAAGTAATCTTTCAGATCCTTCTTGGTCGTGTCCCAGCTGAGCCCTCCTACAAACATCTTCCTGTTGACACAGTTTAAAGGAAACTTGACGTTGACTTGTTGGACGTTTAGCAACACATCTGTGGCACCTGAACATGTTAAATTCTGCAGAACTGTAGGATAAGTGTGGTGTAACCGTACCCTTCATCCTCCTCGTTTTTACTGGCGTCAATTCTTGATCCCTCGGCCTCGCCCCCCATCAGGCCACAGTCCCCGGCCGCAGACATCGGGTCATCGCTGTTCgcctctccgtcctcctccatTCTCATCATGGTGGTGTCATCGCTGAATTCATAATCGTCcgacatttttctttttattctttttttggctttttagcAGCTAACTAAAGTTGTCACTAACCAGCTACGTCAGAATTCCCCTTGTAGAAGCTAAGCTAGtcagctaacgctagctagtaTTGTGTTATCATGGATCGTTAGCTTGAATCAGAGCGAGCTATCCGGTTCGTCCGAACGAGCCGAGTTGCGGTGTTGGTCTGAATTCAGGCAGCTTTGTGTGTCAGTGAGGCAGAAATCAGTTTCGGTTGCTACAGTTTTAGTTTGTGAGCGTCGTTTTGTTTTCATCGCAGTTTCTTCTTCGTCTCTTCTCGCGCACTGACCCTCCGCTCAGCAGCGCCCCCCGCCGGGCGTCCGGCGAACTGACAGCCCCGAACATGTGTGTGCTCACTGGGCGCAGAGTCTGTGTTAGCTGCGCGGTGATGGCAACGACAGCTAGTTAAAATCAAACAGCTAACCAGGggggacttttttttcttagcGCTGGGATAATCTTTTGCTCTGCTCCACCTTGTCCGGGTTAGTTAGACAACCAGCGAGGTGCAGCAGCAGGTTCCTAGC
This portion of the Pagrus major chromosome 12, Pma_NU_1.0 genome encodes:
- the hnrnpd gene encoding heterogeneous nuclear ribonucleoprotein D0, which gives rise to MSDDYEFSDDTTMMRMEEDGEANSDDPMSAAGDCGLMGGEAEGSRIDASKNEEDEGKMFVGGLSWDTTKKDLKDYFSKYGEVVDCTLKLDPMTGRSRGFGFVLFKDPESVDKVASQKEHKLNGKVIDPKKAKAMKSKEPVKKIFVGGLSPDTPEEKVREYFGAFGEVESIELPMENKTNKRRGFCFITFKEEDPVKSIMEKKYHNIGLSKCEIKVAMSKEQYQQQQYWGGRGGYSSRSRGRGGGPNQNWNQGYGNYWNQGYGNYGNYGYNNQGYGGYGGYDYPGYNNYYGYGDYNDQSGGYGKSPRRGVHTNSYKPY